In Nocardioides sp. InS609-2, a single genomic region encodes these proteins:
- a CDS encoding TetR/AcrR family transcriptional regulator, translating to MTTPTRTRLSPDARRAQLLDLGVGLLATRSLDELSIDLLAETAGISRGLLYHYFGGKQEFREAVVRRAVDDLIARTAPPEGGDPMERLLASMTAYVDYVETNHAGYVSIVKGAAGGAGGLSALYEEARSALTDRIFSEDAQGELVPDTPAARLMVRGWSALAEEVVLTWVAEPGGVTREELLQALTLSLPQLVALVV from the coding sequence GTGACGACGCCCACACGGACCCGCCTGAGCCCCGATGCCCGGCGTGCCCAGCTGCTCGACCTCGGCGTCGGACTGCTCGCCACCCGCTCGCTCGACGAGCTCTCGATCGACCTGCTGGCCGAGACCGCCGGCATCTCTCGTGGGCTGCTCTACCACTACTTCGGCGGCAAGCAGGAGTTCCGCGAAGCGGTCGTACGGCGCGCGGTCGACGACCTGATCGCCCGCACCGCGCCACCCGAGGGTGGCGACCCGATGGAGCGGCTGCTGGCGTCGATGACGGCCTACGTCGACTACGTCGAGACCAACCACGCCGGCTACGTGTCGATCGTCAAGGGGGCGGCCGGTGGGGCCGGCGGGCTGTCGGCCCTGTATGAAGAGGCCCGCTCGGCGCTGACCGACCGGATCTTCTCCGAGGACGCGCAGGGCGAGCTGGTGCCCGACACCCCGGCGGCGCGGCTGATGGTCCGCGGCTGGTCTGCGCTGGCCGAGGAGGTCGTGCTGACCTGGGTCGCCGAGCCGGGCGGCGTCACTCGCGAAGAGCTGCTTCAGGCCCTGACGTTGTCGCTGCCGCAGCTGGTCGCACTCGTCGTGTGA
- a CDS encoding NAD(P)/FAD-dependent oxidoreductase: MSTQQRTLPRHVRHLVIGAGFAGLGAAIKLNEAGERDFVVLEKGDDVGGTWRANTYPGAACDVPSQLYSFSFGPNPDWSMSFSPQPEIHAYLRRVAEESGTLDRFFFGTTMREARWDDDAQLWLVSTDRGDLTAATIISGSGGLSEPKLPDIDGIDSFAGEVFHSARWDHDVDLAGKRVAVIGTGASAIQIIPELAKVAGHVDVYQRTAPYVVPRNDRRYTRLERFAFRRVPAVMKAYRTAIYWGRELYVPGFTFQRRLLAPARAMALGNIKKGIDDPALRERVTPDFAVGCKRILISNTYYPTLAADHVDLVTDRIAKITGNAVVTADGVERPIDVLVVATGFHTTEQPIAHHIIGRDGRTLAEVGAEHGSANYKGTTVHGFPNLFQIVGANTGLGHSSMVFMIESQLAYVMDAIRTMQVNHYGTVEPRQDAQDAWNHDLQRRMRRTVWSTGGCASWYLDAQGRNTTLWPRTTYTFRKLLATFDVSAYDVQPLVERSRDHSTEGATA, translated from the coding sequence ATGTCCACGCAGCAGCGCACCCTCCCCCGGCACGTCCGGCACCTCGTCATCGGCGCCGGTTTCGCAGGGCTCGGTGCCGCGATCAAGCTCAACGAGGCCGGCGAGCGCGACTTCGTCGTACTCGAGAAGGGCGACGACGTCGGCGGCACCTGGCGCGCCAACACCTACCCGGGCGCCGCTTGCGACGTGCCCAGCCAGCTCTACTCCTTCTCCTTCGGGCCCAACCCCGACTGGTCGATGTCGTTCTCGCCGCAGCCCGAGATCCATGCCTACCTGCGCCGCGTCGCCGAGGAGTCCGGCACCCTCGACCGCTTCTTCTTCGGTACGACGATGCGCGAGGCGCGCTGGGACGACGATGCCCAGCTGTGGCTGGTGTCCACCGACCGCGGCGACCTGACCGCGGCCACGATCATCAGCGGCTCAGGCGGACTGTCCGAGCCCAAGCTGCCCGACATCGACGGCATCGACTCCTTCGCCGGCGAGGTCTTCCACTCCGCCCGCTGGGACCACGACGTCGACCTGGCCGGCAAGCGGGTGGCCGTGATCGGCACCGGCGCCTCGGCGATCCAGATCATCCCGGAGCTCGCCAAGGTCGCGGGTCACGTCGACGTCTACCAGCGCACCGCGCCGTACGTCGTGCCGCGCAACGACCGCAGGTACACCCGTCTCGAGCGCTTCGCGTTCCGGCGCGTCCCGGCGGTGATGAAGGCCTACCGCACCGCCATCTACTGGGGCCGCGAGCTCTACGTGCCCGGCTTCACGTTCCAGCGGCGGCTGCTCGCGCCGGCTCGAGCGATGGCGCTCGGCAACATCAAGAAGGGCATCGACGACCCCGCCCTGCGCGAGCGCGTCACGCCCGACTTCGCGGTCGGCTGCAAGCGCATCCTGATCTCCAACACCTATTACCCGACCCTCGCAGCCGACCACGTCGATCTGGTGACCGACCGGATCGCCAAGATCACCGGCAACGCGGTCGTCACCGCCGACGGCGTCGAACGACCGATCGACGTACTCGTCGTCGCCACCGGCTTCCACACCACCGAGCAGCCGATCGCCCACCACATCATCGGCCGCGACGGGCGCACGCTGGCCGAGGTCGGGGCCGAGCACGGGAGCGCCAACTACAAGGGCACCACGGTGCACGGCTTCCCCAACCTCTTCCAGATCGTCGGCGCCAACACCGGCCTCGGACACAGCTCGATGGTCTTCATGATCGAGTCGCAGCTGGCCTACGTGATGGACGCGATCCGCACGATGCAGGTCAACCACTACGGCACGGTCGAGCCGCGGCAGGACGCGCAAGACGCGTGGAACCACGACCTCCAGCGTCGCATGAGGCGCACCGTCTGGAGCACCGGTGGCTGTGCCAGCTGGTACCTCGACGCGCAAGGCCGCAACACCACCCTGTGGCCGCGTACGACGTACACCTTCCGCAAGCTGCTCGCGACGTTCGACGTGAGCGCGTACGACGTGCAACCGCTGGTCGAACGAAGTCGAGACCACTCCACCGAAGGAGCCACCGCATGA